The genome window GCAATGGCTTCAGGCGCTGGCGGGACAGCCGGTGGTGGTAATTCTCTTACTGCTTTTCTTCCTTTTATTCTTATCTTCGGCATATTTTATTTTCTGATTATTATGCCGCAACGCAAGAAAGATAAAGAGCATAAGACAATGCTGGGAGCTTTGAAAAGAGGGGACAAAGTTATAACAAATGGCGGTGTCTACGGCAAAATAGTTGATATAAAAGAAAATAAATTCGTTATTGAAATTTCAAAGGGAGTAGAGATAGCTATTTTAAAAAATGCTATTGGTAATAAAGCAAAAGAACAGTAAGTATTCGTAATTGGTAAAGGGTAACTGGTAACCAGTAACTACAAATTACTAATTACGCTTTACGGATTGCAAATTACCATTTACCGATTACTAGTTACTAAATATTAAAACATGAATAAAAGAAGTTTAAACTATCGGCTCATATTAGTGGTCATTGTTGTCGGTCTTGCTTTCTGGAGCATGTATCCGCCCCAAGAAAAAATAAACAAAGGACTTGACCTCCAAGGTGGAATACATCTGGTCTTGGGTGCAAAACTTGATTTAGACCCTATGATGAATATGACGCAAGATGTATTGGAAACAAACACTCCTGAAGAAATACAGAAGATATCAGGAAAAATGGGCATTGACTCCAAAAACAAAAATAAAGGGAAACTTATACAAGAAATTCTTCGGGTGCAGAAAACCAGAAGGAACAAAGCGGTTGACAGAACTTTGGAAATTATCAAAAACAGGATAGACGAGTTTGGAGTTTCCGAGCCGCAAATACAAAAGCAAGGCGCAGACCAAATTGTTGTTCAACTTCCCGGAGTGGTTGATACGGATCAAGCTTTGGAAGTGGTCAGTAGAATTGCCTATTTGGAATTTAAACTCGTCAAAGCCGATGCGAACGATAATCCGGATTTAATAGAAAAAGCAAAAAAAGGAGAAATCCCTTCAAATTTAGAACTTAAATATCTAACCAAGGGAAATGGTGAAACGGAAGCATTGTTGTTACGTAAAGAAGCATCTCTTGGCGGTGAGCATCTTACAAATGCATATGTTAGTTTTGGAAATTTAGGTATGCCTGAAGTAAATTTGCAGTTTGATAGAATAGGCGCAAGGATTTTTTCAAGATTGACTGGCGAAAACGTAAATAGGAGATTAGCTATTCTTCTTGACGGCAAAGTGCATTCCGCTCCGAATATAAATGAGAAAATATCGGAAGGTAGGGCGCGGATTAGCGGAAATTTTGATATGGATGAAGCAAGCACTCTAGCTTCAATATTGAGGGCAGGAGCCTTGCCTGTTCCAATAGAAGTTTTGTCGGTCATGAAAGTAGGACCTACGCTTGGTGAAGATTCCATAAGACAGGGCTTTAGAGCCGCTCTTCTGGGAATTATACTGGTGGTTTTGTTTATGTCTGTCTACTATGCTTTTTCCGGGGTGATTGCGAATTTTGCCCTTTGTCTGTGTCTGCTTTTAATATTGGGAGCTTTAGCAGGTCTTCGCGCTACTTTAACTCTTCCAGGAATAGCAGGTTTGGTTTTGACCATAGGCATAAGCGTGGACGCCAATGTTCTAGTGTTTGAAAGGATAAGAGAAGAACTTGCCAAAAACAAGACAATTAGAGCTGCGGTGGATTCCGGTTACAGCAAGGCGCTTATTACCATTATTGATGCGAATATTACTACACTTATTTCGGCTTTAGTTCTGTTTTATTTCGGCACTGGCCCTATAAAAGGTTTTGCGGTTGTTTTATCTATCGGGATAGTTGCGAGCATGTTTACAGCTTTAGTTGTTACCAAACTAATTTTTGACTATTTAATATATGTAAGGAAAGTAAAGAAACTAAGTATATGAACAGAAACGAGGGACGATGGGAGATGGACGATAGACGAATAAAAAAAGCGTCCTTCGTCCTAGCGAAGCGGTCGTGCATCATCCTTCGTGCTAATATCTGATTTCTGTTTCCTGGAGATAAACATGCGATTTATAAAAGACACAAATATAGATTTTATGAAATACAGGAAGATTGCGTTTATTGCGTCTTCAAGTTTAGTCCTTATCGGACTTATAAGTTTTTTCTTAAGAGGTCCTGCTAATTTCGGGATTGATTTTACAGGCGGCACTCTTGTCAGATACAAGTTTTCAGAACCGGTAAATACGGGTGATGTGAGGAATGCTTTGGCGGACGCGGGTCTTGCCAAAAGCACTATTCAATCATACAACGCAGGAAAGGGAGTCCTTATAAAGACAGCCGGCGAAACAAGAAAAGAAATTCAGACAGTTATTAATAGTAAGTTCGTGTCTTTTATTCCTTTAGTGGAGGAAGAAATCACAATAGGTCCTGTAGTCG of bacterium contains these proteins:
- the secD gene encoding protein translocase subunit SecD produces the protein MNKRSLNYRLILVVIVVGLAFWSMYPPQEKINKGLDLQGGIHLVLGAKLDLDPMMNMTQDVLETNTPEEIQKISGKMGIDSKNKNKGKLIQEILRVQKTRRNKAVDRTLEIIKNRIDEFGVSEPQIQKQGADQIVVQLPGVVDTDQALEVVSRIAYLEFKLVKADANDNPDLIEKAKKGEIPSNLELKYLTKGNGETEALLLRKEASLGGEHLTNAYVSFGNLGMPEVNLQFDRIGARIFSRLTGENVNRRLAILLDGKVHSAPNINEKISEGRARISGNFDMDEASTLASILRAGALPVPIEVLSVMKVGPTLGEDSIRQGFRAALLGIILVVLFMSVYYAFSGVIANFALCLCLLLILGALAGLRATLTLPGIAGLVLTIGISVDANVLVFERIREELAKNKTIRAAVDSGYSKALITIIDANITTLISALVLFYFGTGPIKGFAVVLSIGIVASMFTALVVTKLIFDYLIYVRKVKKLSI
- the yajC gene encoding preprotein translocase subunit YajC — protein: MENLYAMASGAGGTAGGGNSLTAFLPFILIFGIFYFLIIMPQRKKDKEHKTMLGALKRGDKVITNGGVYGKIVDIKENKFVIEISKGVEIAILKNAIGNKAKEQ